One window of the Candidatus Margulisiibacteriota bacterium genome contains the following:
- a CDS encoding divergent PAP2 family protein, with amino-acid sequence MLLKIWTELLNMLYGLTLNEHVRIAVLAMLTAQVLKIFFYYLRNRRFNFKVFVRPGGMPSSHTAMVLSLAASIGFSDGWASKTFAIALIFSIIVMYDAAGVRRAAGKQAAILNMLMQDFFTKKKINELRLKELLGHTPLEVFFGGLLGIVLAFAYHLIYNI; translated from the coding sequence ATGCTGCTTAAAATTTGGACAGAATTACTGAATATGCTTTATGGTTTGACGCTCAATGAGCATGTGCGCATCGCTGTGCTGGCCATGCTGACCGCGCAGGTTTTGAAAATATTTTTTTATTATTTGCGCAACCGCCGGTTTAATTTTAAAGTTTTTGTGCGGCCGGGCGGCATGCCCAGCTCGCATACAGCGATGGTGCTGTCGCTGGCGGCTTCCATTGGCTTTTCCGACGGCTGGGCTTCTAAAACTTTTGCCATTGCGTTGATCTTCAGCATAATCGTGATGTACGACGCCGCGGGCGTGCGCCGCGCTGCCGGCAAACAGGCGGCGATCCTGAATATGCTTATGCAGGACTTTTTCACCAAAAAGAAAATCAATGAGCTGCGTCTGAAAGAATTGCTCGGCCATACGCCGCTGGAAGTTTTTTTCGGCGGCCTGCTCGGTATTGTTTTAGCGTTTGCTTATCATTTGATTTATAATATTTGA
- the dxs gene encoding 1-deoxy-D-xylulose-5-phosphate synthase codes for MLERYSGPGDLKKYSLSELKQLAGDIRRKILQIVSVNGGHPASSLGAVELAVALHAALDTPQDKIIWDVGHQAYAHKILTGRLAKMDTLRRHNGISGFPKREESIYDTLTVGHASTSVSAAVGIARARDIQKENFAVVAVVGDGSFSGGLIFEALNNAQGLRKFVIILNDNGMSIGKPVGTLAGMITKLRLSNIYRGLKKQTEFMLGLLPAIGRPLRLAVDKLISRTGGIIIRELAKRQKAGFFQDLGFTYFGPLDGHNISLLTVALKYAKDFDRPVLLHVLTKKGKGYAPAEKEPSRFHGVSGFVLETGDLGQTERSYTKVFGEELLKQAAADQKICAVTAAMTDGAGLSAFAEKYPERFFDVGIAEEHAVTFSAGLAADGLKPVVAVYSTFLQRAYDQIIHDAALQKLPLFLAVDRAGLVGPDGPTHHGVFDLAFLRTVPGLILAAPKDANELKDLIKFGLSGSKLFALRYPRGEALFWDAERDARNVELGKGEIVYGQPDAEITVWAIGSMVAPSVKAAKQTGRNICVVNARFAAPLDKELLRETTKKTRKLFTVEENSIRGGFGAAVAEALTELKISLPQVICGVPDNFVGQGSVEELYQDCGLDVETLAKLFDA; via the coding sequence ATGTTAGAGCGTTATTCCGGCCCGGGCGATTTAAAAAAATACTCGCTCAGTGAATTAAAGCAGCTAGCCGGGGATATTCGGCGCAAAATCCTGCAGATCGTTTCTGTCAACGGCGGACATCCCGCGTCCAGTCTGGGCGCGGTGGAATTAGCGGTCGCGCTGCACGCTGCGCTGGATACCCCGCAGGATAAGATCATCTGGGACGTCGGCCATCAGGCCTACGCGCATAAAATATTGACGGGGCGGCTGGCTAAAATGGATACTTTGCGCCGGCACAACGGCATTTCCGGTTTTCCGAAACGCGAGGAATCCATTTACGACACGCTGACGGTCGGTCACGCTTCGACTTCGGTATCCGCGGCTGTCGGCATCGCCAGAGCGCGCGATATTCAAAAAGAAAATTTTGCCGTGGTAGCGGTGGTCGGCGACGGATCATTTTCCGGCGGCCTGATTTTTGAAGCGCTAAATAACGCGCAGGGTCTGCGGAAATTTGTGATCATTTTGAATGACAACGGCATGTCGATCGGCAAGCCGGTCGGTACACTGGCCGGAATGATCACCAAGCTGCGGCTGTCCAATATTTACCGCGGCTTGAAAAAACAGACCGAATTTATGCTGGGGCTTTTGCCAGCGATCGGCCGGCCGCTGCGTCTGGCTGTGGATAAGCTGATCAGCCGCACCGGCGGCATTATTATCCGCGAGCTGGCCAAACGGCAAAAGGCCGGCTTTTTTCAGGATTTGGGCTTCACGTATTTTGGCCCGCTGGACGGGCACAATATTTCGCTGCTGACCGTCGCTTTGAAGTACGCCAAAGATTTTGATCGGCCGGTGCTGCTGCATGTGCTGACCAAAAAAGGCAAAGGTTACGCGCCGGCGGAAAAAGAGCCGTCGCGTTTTCACGGCGTGTCCGGTTTTGTCCTGGAGACTGGAGATTTAGGCCAGACCGAGCGTTCTTACACGAAAGTTTTTGGCGAGGAATTGTTAAAACAGGCCGCCGCGGATCAAAAGATCTGCGCGGTCACCGCGGCCATGACGGACGGCGCCGGTTTGAGCGCTTTTGCGGAAAAATATCCCGAGCGGTTTTTTGATGTGGGTATTGCCGAAGAACATGCCGTGACTTTTTCCGCCGGTCTAGCCGCGGACGGATTGAAGCCAGTCGTGGCTGTTTATTCTACGTTTTTGCAGCGCGCATACGATCAGATCATTCACGACGCGGCTTTGCAGAAACTGCCGTTGTTTTTGGCAGTAGACCGCGCCGGTCTGGTCGGGCCGGACGGACCAACGCATCACGGCGTTTTTGATCTGGCGTTTTTGCGGACTGTGCCGGGTTTGATTTTGGCCGCGCCTAAAGACGCCAATGAATTAAAAGATTTGATCAAATTTGGCTTGTCTGGCTCCAAATTGTTTGCGCTGCGTTATCCGCGCGGCGAGGCGTTGTTCTGGGACGCGGAGCGGGACGCGCGGAACGTGGAACTGGGCAAAGGCGAAATTGTTTACGGCCAGCCAGACGCTGAAATAACGGTTTGGGCAATCGGTTCCATGGTCGCGCCGTCCGTCAAAGCCGCTAAACAAACCGGCCGGAATATTTGCGTGGTCAACGCGCGTTTTGCCGCGCCCCTGGACAAAGAGCTGCTACGGGAAACAACTAAAAAAACCAGAAAATTATTTACGGTGGAAGAAAACTCAATACGCGGCGGTTTTGGCGCGGCGGTGGCGGAAGCCCTGACCGAGTTGAAGATCTCTTTGCCGCAGGTTATTTGCGGCGTGCCGGATAATTTTGTCGGACAGGGCTCTGTCGAAGAGCTTTATCAGGACTGCGGTCTCGACGTGGAGACTCTGGCTAAACTTTTCGATGCTTAA